The following proteins are co-located in the Solanum pennellii chromosome 8, SPENNV200 genome:
- the LOC107028341 gene encoding tubulin alpha-3 chain-like, giving the protein MRECISIHIGQAGIQVGNACWELYCLEHGIQPDGQMPGDKTVGGGDDAFNTFFSETGAGKHVPRAVFVDLEPTVIDEVRTGTYRQLFHPEQLISGKEDAANNFARGHYTIGKEIVDLCLDRIRKLADNCTGLQGFLVFNAVGGGTGSGLGSLLLERLSVDYGKKSKLGFTIYPSPQVSTSVVEPYNSVLSTHSLLEHTDVSILLDNEAIYDICRRSLDIERPTYTNLNRLISQVISSLTASLRFDGALNVDVNEFQTNLVPYPRIHFMLSSYAPVISAEKAYHEQLSVAEITNSAFEPSSMMVKCDPRHGKYMACCLMFRGDVVPKDVNAAVATIKTKRTIQFVDWCPTGFKCGINYQPPTVVPGGDLAKVQRAVCMISNSTSVAEVFSRIDHKFDLMYAKRAFVHWYVGEGMEEGEFSEAREDLAALEKDYEEVGAEGDDEADGEDDEEY; this is encoded by the exons ATGAGAGAGTGCATTTCAATCCACATTGGTCAGGCCGGTATTCAGGTCGGAAATGCTTGCTGGGAACTTTACTGCCTCGAGCACGGCATTCAg CCTGATGGCCAGATGCCAGGTGACAAAACTGTTGGAGGGGGTGATGATGCATTCAACACCTTCTTCAGTGAAACTGGAGCTGGAAAGCATGTTCCTAGAGCTGTCTTTGTAGATCTTGAGCCCACTGTCATTGATGAAGTGAGGACAGGAACTTACCGTCAGCTCTTTCACCCTGAACAACTCATAAGTGGCAAAGAAGATGCAGCGAACAACTTTGCTCGTGGCCACTATACCA TTGGGAAAGAGATAGTTGATCTCTGCTTGGATCGCATCCGAAAGCTTGCAGACAACTGTACTGGTCTTCAGGGGTTCCTTGTCTTTAATGCTGTTGGTGGTGGTACCGGTTCAGGTCTTGGGTCACTTCTGCTGGAGCGTCTCTCAGTTGACTATGGAAAGAAATCCAAACTTGGTTTCACAATTTATCCCTCACCACAGGTCTCAACTTCTGTTGTTGAGCCTTACAACAGTGTCCTGTCAACTCATTCTCTACTTGAGCACACTGATGTGTCAATCCTTTTGGACAATGAAGCCATCTATGACATTTGCAGGCGCTCATTGGACATTGAGCGCCCTACCTACACCAATCTCAATCGCCTTATCTCACAG GTTATATCTTCTCTGACAGCTTCTTTGAGGTTTGATGGAGCTCTGAATGTTGATGTGAATGAATTCCAGACCAATCTTGTCCCCTATCCCAGGATCCATTTTATGCTTTCCTCATATGCCCCCGTCATTTCTGCTGAGAAGGCCTACCATGAGCAGCTTTCAGTTGCAGAAATCACTAACAGTGCCTTTGAGCCATCTTCTATGATGGTTAAGTGTGACCCTCGCCATGGCAAGTACATGGCTTGCTGTCTCATGTTCCGTGGTGATGTGGTGCCAAAGGATGTTAATGCTGCTGTGGCCACCATCAAGACTAAGCGCACCATCCAATTCGTTGACTGGTGCCCCACAGGATTCAAGTGTGGTATCAACTATCAGCCACCAACTGTTGTTCCTGGTGGTGACCTTGCTAAGGTACAGAGGGCTGTGTGCATGATCTCCAACTCAACAAGTGTTGCTGAGGTCTTCTCACGTATTGACCACAAGTTTGATCTGATGTACGCCAAGCGTGCTTTTGTGCATTGGTATGTCGGTGAGGGTATGGAGGAAGGTGAATTCAGTGAAGCACGTGAAGATCTTGCTGCCCTTGAGAAGGATTATGAGGAGGTTGGTGCTGAAGGTGATGATGAAGCAGATGGTGAAGATGACGAGGAGTACTGA
- the LOC107026744 gene encoding 60S ribosomal protein L32-1-like, translating to MAVPLLTKKVVKKRVKQFKRPQCDRRITVKPSWRRPKGIDSRVRRKFKGCVLMPNIGYGSDKKTRHYLPNGFKKFVVHNASELEILMMHNRTYCAEIAHNVSTKKRKEIVERAAQLDVVITNKLARLRSQEDE from the exons ATGGCGGTACCTCTGTTGACCAAAAAGGTAGTGAAGAAGAGGGTTAAACAGTTCAAAAGGCCTCAATGTGACCGCAGAATCACTGTCAAG CCAAGCTGGCGCCGACCAAAAGGTATTGATTCTAGAGTTAGAAGAAAGTTCAAGGGATGTGTCTTGATGCCCAACATTGGATACGGGTCCGACAAGAAGACCCGTCACTATCTTCCCAATGGATTCAAGAAGTTTGTTGTGCACAATGCAAGTGAGCTTGAGATTCTGATGATGCACAACAG AACTTACTGTGCGGAGATTGCACACAATGTGTCCACAAAGAAGAGGAAAGAAATTGTGGAGCGAGCAGCCCAACTTGATGTGGTTATAACTAACAAGCTCGCCAGGCTGCGCAGCCAGGAGGATGAATGA